In a single window of the Platichthys flesus chromosome 5, fPlaFle2.1, whole genome shotgun sequence genome:
- the LOC133953174 gene encoding interleukin-2 receptor subunit beta-like isoform X2: protein MTEQMERNKKTALLVLLAVLQVLSVRMLDCPDQPDQNLTCHTDYNHSITCVWSSAYEHREALCTLHAKRLTDKPNHAYNASCDLEPAHVSGPALRKCTLDFKTSYKFLSFHILSINLECAPAKQILTISFKPSCHIKLHPPGEPGINGTTASWISEVEESPRFIAYTGQLQWKRWDQSWSDPSMQTKQTKSKSCGQECTAQLDDETLALGEKHEARVRVKPDVGSGVSTWSEWSPPASWVSPVGITRPPSQLLSSLTGGILAVISGGAALASILAVILFRTEKASWVYEKMRGPDPGKSFLKDVNFQNWLSPHLANESFLSSRKVEDISSVEMVSSVDAATLCSKEVALLAKMRSESICQLNSSIFLNPSYSHLCPPPPFPLPSACDAPHGARHSLGDGRNAEQVREEERMKELEMLQLLSKGNSSSEPLPVVSDYEKVEKLQVECLRLQRLDSGMCSSEEISQEILEADNISANESHDKAPEEKQGGIGPVDFQKLFGGSGSVFGKGSIQVCSDYEQVQRLQPESPELPSQDSGVSSGGEERASHDESLEDEDKSSESTHFLFPPPLASSALPRSGISFPQQFSGFSPSPSLRPSGEGYMPARTGTVLNIN, encoded by the exons ATGACAGAACAAATGGAGAGAAATAAGAAAACTGCTCTGCTGGTTCTTCTCGCTGTGCTTCAAGTCCTCAGCGTCAGGATGCTGGATTGTCCCGACCAGCCGGATCAAA ATCTCACCTGCCACACTGACTACAACCATTCCATCACTTGTGTGTGGAGCAGTGCGTATGAGCACAGGGAGGCTCTGTGCACACTTCACGCCAAAAGGTTAACTGATAAGCCAAA TCATGCATACAACGCTTCCTGTGACCTGGAGCCGGCTCATGTGTCCGGACCGGCGCTGAGGAAGTGCACCTTGGACTTTAAAACAAGTTACAAG TTCCTGTCCTTTCACATCCTGTCCATAAACCTGGAGTGTGCCCCTGCAAAGCAGATTTTGACCATCTCCTTCAAGCCAAGCTGCCACA TCAAGCTGCATCCTCCAGGTGAACCGGGAATCAACGGCACCACCGCTTCCTGGATCTCTGAAGTGGAGGAGAGCCCAAGGTTCATTGCTTACACCGGCCAGCTGCAGTGGAAAAGATGGGATCAGTCATGGAGT GATCCCTCCATGCAGACTAAGCAGACAAAAAGCAAAAGCTGTGGTCAGGAGTGCACGGCTCAGCTGGACGATGAGACGCTCGCACTCGGAGAGAAGCACGAGGCACGTGTTCGAGTGAAGCCTGATGTGGGTTCGGGCGTGTCAACGTGGAGTGAATGGAGCCCTCCTGCATCGTGGGTGTCCCCTGTGGGAATCACAAGACCACCATCACAACTATTATCaa GTTTAACTGGAGGCATATTGGCCGTGATCAGCGGGGGGGCAGCGCTGGCCTCGATTCTGGCCGTCATCCTCTTTAGGACTGAAAAAGCCTCTTG GGTTTACGAGAAGATGAGAGGTCCAGACCCTGGAAAGTCCTTCCTTAAAGATGTCAACTTCCAG AACTGGTTGAGCCCTCACCTGGCAAACGagtccttcctctcctccaggaaAGTGGAGGATATCTCCTCTGTGGAGATGGTCTCCTCCGTGGATGCTGCCACACTATGCAGCAAAGAGGTGGCTCTGCTGGCGAAGATGAGAAGTGAGAGCATCTGCCAGTTGAACAGCTCCATATTTCTGAACCCAAGTTACTCccacctctgtcctcctccacctttccCCCTGCCCTCTGCCTGTGATGCACCTCATGGCGCTCGTCACAGTCTGGGTGACGGCAGGAATGCGGAACAGgttagagaggaggaaagaatgaaagaacTGGAAATGCTACAGCTTCTTTCCAaaggcaacagcagcagtgagccATTGCCAGTCGTTTCGGACTATGAGAAGGTTGAGAAGCTCCAGGTGGAATGCTTGAGGCTCCAGAGACTAGACTCAGGGATGTGCAGTAGTGAAGAGATCAGTCAAGAGATTCTGGAGGCCGATAACATCAGTGCCAATGAGAGTCATGACAAAGCACCGGAGGAGAAACAGGGAGGAATCGGACCAGTCGATTTTCAGAAACTGTTTGGAGGCAGTGGAAGCGTTTTTGGCAAAGGGTCAATTCAGGTTTGTTCCGACTACGAGCAAGTGCAGAGGCTGCAGCCGGAGAGCCCGGAGCTCCCCAGCCAGGATTCAGGGGTTAGCAGCGGGGGAGAGGAGCGGGCGAGCCACGATGAGAGCCTGGAAGACGAAGACAAGTCCAGCGAAtccacacacttcctgtttcctcctcctctcgcatCAAGTGCTCTGCCACGTTCAGGGATTTCTTTCCCACAACAGTTCTCTGGTTTTAGTCCAAGTCCAAGTCTCAGACCCTCCGGTGAGGGATACATGCCGGCGAGGACAGGAACCGTGTTGAACATAAACTGA
- the LOC133953174 gene encoding interleukin-2 receptor subunit beta-like isoform X1, which translates to MTEQMERNKKTALLVLLAVLQVLSVRMLDCPDQPDQNLTCHTDYNHSITCVWSSAYEHREALCTLHAKRLTDKPNSHAYNASCDLEPAHVSGPALRKCTLDFKTSYKFLSFHILSINLECAPAKQILTISFKPSCHIKLHPPGEPGINGTTASWISEVEESPRFIAYTGQLQWKRWDQSWSDPSMQTKQTKSKSCGQECTAQLDDETLALGEKHEARVRVKPDVGSGVSTWSEWSPPASWVSPVGITRPPSQLLSSLTGGILAVISGGAALASILAVILFRTEKASWVYEKMRGPDPGKSFLKDVNFQNWLSPHLANESFLSSRKVEDISSVEMVSSVDAATLCSKEVALLAKMRSESICQLNSSIFLNPSYSHLCPPPPFPLPSACDAPHGARHSLGDGRNAEQVREEERMKELEMLQLLSKGNSSSEPLPVVSDYEKVEKLQVECLRLQRLDSGMCSSEEISQEILEADNISANESHDKAPEEKQGGIGPVDFQKLFGGSGSVFGKGSIQVCSDYEQVQRLQPESPELPSQDSGVSSGGEERASHDESLEDEDKSSESTHFLFPPPLASSALPRSGISFPQQFSGFSPSPSLRPSGEGYMPARTGTVLNIN; encoded by the exons ATGACAGAACAAATGGAGAGAAATAAGAAAACTGCTCTGCTGGTTCTTCTCGCTGTGCTTCAAGTCCTCAGCGTCAGGATGCTGGATTGTCCCGACCAGCCGGATCAAA ATCTCACCTGCCACACTGACTACAACCATTCCATCACTTGTGTGTGGAGCAGTGCGTATGAGCACAGGGAGGCTCTGTGCACACTTCACGCCAAAAGGTTAACTGATAAGCCAAA taGTCATGCATACAACGCTTCCTGTGACCTGGAGCCGGCTCATGTGTCCGGACCGGCGCTGAGGAAGTGCACCTTGGACTTTAAAACAAGTTACAAG TTCCTGTCCTTTCACATCCTGTCCATAAACCTGGAGTGTGCCCCTGCAAAGCAGATTTTGACCATCTCCTTCAAGCCAAGCTGCCACA TCAAGCTGCATCCTCCAGGTGAACCGGGAATCAACGGCACCACCGCTTCCTGGATCTCTGAAGTGGAGGAGAGCCCAAGGTTCATTGCTTACACCGGCCAGCTGCAGTGGAAAAGATGGGATCAGTCATGGAGT GATCCCTCCATGCAGACTAAGCAGACAAAAAGCAAAAGCTGTGGTCAGGAGTGCACGGCTCAGCTGGACGATGAGACGCTCGCACTCGGAGAGAAGCACGAGGCACGTGTTCGAGTGAAGCCTGATGTGGGTTCGGGCGTGTCAACGTGGAGTGAATGGAGCCCTCCTGCATCGTGGGTGTCCCCTGTGGGAATCACAAGACCACCATCACAACTATTATCaa GTTTAACTGGAGGCATATTGGCCGTGATCAGCGGGGGGGCAGCGCTGGCCTCGATTCTGGCCGTCATCCTCTTTAGGACTGAAAAAGCCTCTTG GGTTTACGAGAAGATGAGAGGTCCAGACCCTGGAAAGTCCTTCCTTAAAGATGTCAACTTCCAG AACTGGTTGAGCCCTCACCTGGCAAACGagtccttcctctcctccaggaaAGTGGAGGATATCTCCTCTGTGGAGATGGTCTCCTCCGTGGATGCTGCCACACTATGCAGCAAAGAGGTGGCTCTGCTGGCGAAGATGAGAAGTGAGAGCATCTGCCAGTTGAACAGCTCCATATTTCTGAACCCAAGTTACTCccacctctgtcctcctccacctttccCCCTGCCCTCTGCCTGTGATGCACCTCATGGCGCTCGTCACAGTCTGGGTGACGGCAGGAATGCGGAACAGgttagagaggaggaaagaatgaaagaacTGGAAATGCTACAGCTTCTTTCCAaaggcaacagcagcagtgagccATTGCCAGTCGTTTCGGACTATGAGAAGGTTGAGAAGCTCCAGGTGGAATGCTTGAGGCTCCAGAGACTAGACTCAGGGATGTGCAGTAGTGAAGAGATCAGTCAAGAGATTCTGGAGGCCGATAACATCAGTGCCAATGAGAGTCATGACAAAGCACCGGAGGAGAAACAGGGAGGAATCGGACCAGTCGATTTTCAGAAACTGTTTGGAGGCAGTGGAAGCGTTTTTGGCAAAGGGTCAATTCAGGTTTGTTCCGACTACGAGCAAGTGCAGAGGCTGCAGCCGGAGAGCCCGGAGCTCCCCAGCCAGGATTCAGGGGTTAGCAGCGGGGGAGAGGAGCGGGCGAGCCACGATGAGAGCCTGGAAGACGAAGACAAGTCCAGCGAAtccacacacttcctgtttcctcctcctctcgcatCAAGTGCTCTGCCACGTTCAGGGATTTCTTTCCCACAACAGTTCTCTGGTTTTAGTCCAAGTCCAAGTCTCAGACCCTCCGGTGAGGGATACATGCCGGCGAGGACAGGAACCGTGTTGAACATAAACTGA